From a single Pseudophryne corroboree isolate aPseCor3 chromosome 6, aPseCor3.hap2, whole genome shotgun sequence genomic region:
- the LOC134933972 gene encoding olfactory receptor 5J3-like, whose translation MEVINRTQVKVFVFTGLTDNGNLAPFLFILFLHIYMVTMLANIGMMAIIYNSTTLHTPMYFFLSYLSLVDIFFSSVIAPKMMQDLISVSKTISFSGCALQFYFFAALGSTESLLLSNMAYDRYAAICHPLHYVSLMTKKKCLYLVFLVTSGGFLQSIVQTSCVFSLMFCRSNLIDHFYCHTPSLLRLSCSDTFSCDMITVYFVGVFGTGCLVVILVSYMLIISSILRIKSAEGRQKAFSTCFSHILCICIFFGAIMSTYICSPSSAFEKLDKVASVFFTVVTPMLNPLIYSLRNQEVKRIIMRAVHNLMSVDITLSNIRHHARTFLVIFSN comes from the coding sequence atggaaGTCATAAACAGGACCCAGGTGAAGGTCTTTGTGTTTACAGGACTAACTGACAATGGAAATCTTGCCCCATTCCTCTTCATACTCTTCTTACACATTTATATGGTGACTATGCTGGCAAATATTGGCATGATGGCAATTATCTACAACAGCACAACCCTCCATACTCCGATGTACTTCTTCCTGAGCTACCTCTCTCTGGTGGACATATTTTTCTCCTCAGTTATTGCTCCTAAGATGATGCAAGACCTCATTTCTGTAAGTAAGACCATCTCATTCAGTGGCTGTGCCCTACAGTTTTATTTCTTTGCTGCCTTAGGATCCACTGAGTCTCTTCTTCTTTCCAACATGGCGTATGACCGTTATGCTGCTATCTGCCACCCGCTCCACTATGTGTCGCTAATGACCAAGAAGAAATGTCTATATCTTGTTTTCCTTGTCACCTCCGGTGGCTTCCTGCAGTCAATAGTGCAGACCAGCTGCGTGTTCAGTCTCATGTTCTGCAGGTCCAACCTTATAGACCATTTCTATTGTCACACTCCTTCATTACTCAGACTGTCCTGCTCTGACACATTCTCCTGTGACATGATAACAGTCTACTTTGTTGGTGTTTTTGGCACAGGTTGTTTGGTGGTAATTCTAGTGTCCTACATGCTAATTATTTCTTCCATTTTACGTATTAAATCTGCTGAGGGCCGGCAGAAAGCATTCAGCACCTGCTTCTCACATATCTTGTGCATCTGCATCTTCTTTGGGGCAATTATGTCCACTTACATATGCTCTCCTTCCAGCGCCTTTGAGAAACTAGACAAGGTGGCCTCTGTCTTTTTTACAGTTGTTACACCAATGCTGAACCCACTGATATACAGCCTGAGGAACCAAGAGGTGAAAAGGATCATTATGCGAGCAGTGCACAATCTTATGTCTGTTGATATAACTCTGTCAAACATTAGGCATCATGCTCGGACTTTCCTAGTCATATTTAGCAATTAA